A window of the Candidatus Bathyarchaeia archaeon genome harbors these coding sequences:
- a CDS encoding DUF4430 domain-containing protein, with amino-acid sequence MATAYYYGLYVETRATFEELKSLAINVNALLDYGNGTMSWHNQTVIAGSTTFEALLAVTKRVEYKTSAYGVFVSSIDGVSNVVETLTSGRAWLWYWWNATSSKWTDMLKAADAYILKPSDSIAWRYESYSYSFSNK; translated from the coding sequence TTGGCTACCGCGTACTACTATGGACTTTACGTTGAAACCCGCGCAACCTTTGAAGAATTGAAGTCTCTAGCAATCAACGTCAATGCCCTGCTGGACTACGGCAACGGAACCATGAGCTGGCACAACCAGACGGTAATAGCAGGATCAACCACTTTCGAAGCCCTACTAGCAGTCACCAAAAGAGTAGAATACAAGACAAGCGCCTACGGTGTCTTCGTGTCTTCAATTGATGGAGTAAGCAATGTGGTTGAGACCCTAACTTCGGGGCGAGCTTGGCTTTGGTATTGGTGGAATGCTACATCCTCAAAGTGGACTGACATGCTGAAGGCAGCAGACGCATACATCCTTAAGCCCAGCGATTCCATAGCTTGGCGCTACGAAAGCTATTCCTACTCCTTCTCAAATAAGTAG